The region TAGCGCCACTCCAAAGGATGCTCGTGGACGCGCCTTTGGTCTCCTCAATAGTATAACCTCAATCGGAAGCGTCCTTGGACCGATTCTTGGGGGTTTTCTTGGAGAGACTCTTGGGCTCAGGAGTTCGTTTTGGGGTTCCTCTGTTCTCTTCTTTGTTGCGGGAATCCTGGCTGTAACAGGCACCCGTGTCGCCAAAAGGGAGGCACGTCCCACGGTAGCGGAGACTGAGCTGGCCAATAGTAGAGAGTAATCTGCTCGCGCCAACTCCCGAGAGTTTCATTTGACGCGCTGCTACAATATGGAGATCGGAAATAGCGGTCATTTAGGTTGATGAATTCTTTTGCGCATCCTGGCAAATCCTAAAAAGGACAAGGAGGGCCCTGGATGCGTATTTTTATGCTCTCATGGGAATATCCGCCGCGAGTGATCGGAGGTCTGGCGAGGCATGTTCATCAGCTTTCAGCTGCCATGGCGCGGATGGGGCATGATGTGCATGTGTTTACGTGTGGTGAGGTTTCCGATAGCAAGTCTGCTGAATATGGCAATGGAGCCCTGAAAAACGGGAATGGGGCGGTAACATGCGAGGAAGGGGTCACGGTGCATCGAGTCCTTCCCAGCGGCGCGACCCCGAGAGATTTCGTCACATGGGTCATGCAGCTGAATTTCGACCTCCTGGAGGCGGCTATCCGTGAATCAGAAGCAAATGGTCCATGCGAGATAGTCCATGCCCACGATTGGCTTACGGCTTACTCAGCTAAGGCTCTCAAACATGCATATAGAATTCCCTTGGTCGCCACCATTCATGCCACCGAATGGGGACGGAACCATGGCCTTCATAATGACCTCCAGCGCTACATAAGTGACGAGGAATGGTATCTTTGCTACGAGTCATGGCGAGTCATCTGCTGCAGTGATTATATGCGTGGCGAACTAAAATGGGTGTTCCAATTGCCTGAAGACAAAATCCGGGTCATACCCAATGGTGTGGATCCCGAGGAATTTGAGGTGGACTCAGATATAAACCTCAGTGCTTTTCGTTCAAAGTATGCGGCGCCAGATGAGAAAATGATCTTTTTCATAGGTAGGCTGGTCCATGAGAAAGGTGCCCATATCCTTGTGGAGGCAACTCCGAAAATCCTTCACTATTGGGATAAGGCAAAGATTGTAATAGCAGGCAAGGGGCCTCAGGAGGCCTATCTGAAGGAGCGCGCCCAAGCTCTGGGAGTCTCCGGACGTATTTATTTCACCGGTTATGTGGATGACAACACCCGGAATCTACTTTATCGCTGCGCGGACATAGCCGTATTTCCAAGCCTCTATGAGCCGTTTGGGATAACGGCCCTAGAAGCTATGGCATGTGGCGTCCCTGTGGTGGTTTCCGATGTAGGCGGACTCGCTGAAGTAGTCCGGCATGGCCTTACCGGATGGAAGGTCTATGCTGGCAATCCGGGGTCCCTTGCAGATGGAGTCCTGCATCTACTCTATGAACCTAAACTTGCAGACAAGCTGAGACAGAACGCCCTCAAGATCGTGGAATCAAAGTACAACTGGCCTTCGATTGCAGAGGAAACAATAAGGGTCTACCAGGAAATCCTCGACCAATACAACCGCAGTGAATGGTCGAACATCAGAAGGGAGTCCGTACGGACAAACGCGTCAAGAATGGTGGCATATCGGCAATTCATGGGAGACGGGAGATATGCATCCACGTGAGTGTAAGGGCTTTTAATTGCAGGAGGAGATTCGAGTGAAGGCGGTCATAATGGCTGGAGGCAAGGGCACACGACTCCGGCCCCTTACGTACGATATGCCTAAGCCCATGGTGAGAATGGCAAATCGTCCAATGATGGAGCATGTAGTGAGGCTTCTTGCCAGGTCCGGCTTCAGGGACATTATTGTTACGCTTTGTTACCTGCCGGAAAAGATCCAGAGTTATTTCGACACCGGTGAGCGTTTCGGGGTCGATCTGAGATACTCCATTGAAGAGACTGCTCTGGGCACGGCCGGCAGTGTCAAGAAGGTAGAAAAGGATCTTGGCGGCACTTTTCTGGTGATCAGTGGAGATGCGCTGACAGATATCAACCTTGCTCCGGCTATCGAATTCCACCGGTCAAAGGGGGCTATGGCGACGATCCTGCTGACACGGGTCGAAAACCCTCTGGAATATGGGGTCGTTATTACAGAAAAGGATGGCAGGATAAGGCAATTCCTCGAGAAGCCTGGGTGGGGAGAGGTCTTCAGTGATACCGTGAATACAGGCATCTATGTTCTGGAACCAGATGTCCTGGAATATGTTGAGCCCGGGACGCAGTTTGATTTCAGCAAGGACCTTTTCCCATTGCTTCTCAAAAATAGGGCGCCGGTTTTGGGATATGTTGTCGATGGCTACTGGTGTGACGTTGGTACCCTTGATCAATACCGCAAGAGTCATAATGATATCCTGAATTCACATGTGAAAGTGGACATAGATGGCGAACAGATTCAAGAAGGAGTATTTGTGGGGGTAGGGACGCATCTAGATGATGGAGTCAGGATTTCCGGGCCCTGCATAATCGGGTCTGACTGCATTATCGAAAAGGATGTTGAGATCGGCGAGTTCACAGTGATAGGCTCGGGATCGGCTCTGCAAAGGGGGGCTTCCCTCAGGCGAACTATTTTGATGGATAAAGTATATGTTAGCGAAGGCGCAGAACTCAGGGGATGTATAGTAGATAATCGCGTGATGATCAAACCCAGAGCTATGATCCTCGAGGGGGCCGTCATCGGCCACAAAGCCACGATAGGCGAGAAGGCTATAGTAAGGCCTCAAGTAAGGATATGGCCTGAGAAAACTGTCGAGGATGCGGTTACTGTAAGCACAAACCTCATATGGGGCACTCGTTGCTCCAGGCGCCTTTTTGGAGCAAATGGGGTATCAGGTGTCTTGAATGCGGAGATCACCCCTGAATTTGCGGCAAGGCTGGCGGCTGCCTTTGGGTCGGCGATCCCAGCAGGTAAAGATGGAGATCGTGCGGTAGTGGTTTCATGTGACGCTCATGGCCCATCCAGGATGCTGAAACGTGCCATAATAGCGGGCCTTCTGTCATGCGGGGTGGATGTATTCGACCTCGGCCACATCACAACTCCAGTTTCGCGTTACGCGGTCGGCACCCTAGGCGCCCAGGGTGGAATACATATCCGCATGGCTCCCACAGATCCCGGCCAGATTCTTTTTGAGTTTCTGGACTCGATGGGGATAAACATCTCCAGGGGGCTGGAAAGGAATATTGAGACCATCTTCTTCAATGATGATTTCCAGAGGTCTCCTTCAACGCAGATTGGTGAAGTGGCCTTCCTCACAAAAGTGGCAGAACAGTACCTGGAGGGCTTGTTAAGGCAGCTCAACGTGGATGCCATACGACAGAGAAGATTCAAAGTAGCCGTGGATTATGATCCCGGAAGTCTTTCCCTGTTACTCCCCTCGTTTTTTGAGAGGCTGGGGTGTGAGGTGGTAATGGTTGGAGGTGCGATGGGGCAGACTGCCTCTGCCAAGACGGCACCGGAGATCAGGGAGGCCCTTTCCGGCATAAAGAAGCTGGTCAAGGATACAAGTGGGGATGTTGGAGTAGTGGTTGACAACAACGCTGAGAGGCTGTTGCTGGTGGATGAACTTGGCCGCGAAATAGCGGAAGATACCCTCTTGGTTTTGATGTCCATACTTTCATTCAAGGCAGGCGAAGGCTCGAGAGTAGCGGTGCCTGTCACAGCGCCAGGAGTCATAGAGACCCTTGCCAAGGTTTACAAAGGCCAGGTTATACGAACCAAGGCCGATCCTCGATCTATCATGGAAAAGACTATCGAACAGAGGATTTTCATAAGCGATCATCAGGGTCCGCCGACGTTCCAGCCAGCATTTGACGCGTTGATGATGTTCGGGAAGGTCCTGGAAGTTTTGGCAGAAGAGAAGCTGACACTATCCAGCCTTGTCAGCATGATTCCCGAATTTTACATGAGCAAGAGCTCGATTGGGTGTCCATGGGAATCCAAGGGTAAGATAATGCGGACTCTGATTGAAAACACAGATGTGAATTCGGTGGAGCTCATAGACGGGGTCAAGATCCACCAGGAGCGGGGGTGGGCGCTTGTCTTGCCGGATTCCGACCACCCCGAACTGCATATTGTTAGTGAGGCGCAAAGCCCGGACGAGGCGGCCGCTCTCCAGAACCTCATCATGTCCAAGATCTCGGAAATACAACAAAAAGACCAACCCTGATCATTGGGCAGCAGCCAACGGGGTATAGACGCGATAGTCGATGTCGGGAAAGATGTTATCCAGCCATTCCACATGAGCCAGCCATGATTCATCTATTGAATTCGATTTGATATCATCATAAAGCTTGATGAACCTTCCCACGTGGTCGCGAGTCCTCTTTATCGCATATGGCACGGTGGTGCCGGTTTTCATAATGAAGGCCCAGTCGCTGCTTTGGGCAAGGAGCAACTCCCGGGCAGCCTGATTTAGGGCGCGCCTCAAAACTCCATTTGCATCCGGGTATTCTCTCGCCAACTCTATCATCCGCTCGGCGGCTTTGTGAAGGTGCCTGTAGATCCAGTCATTACTTCCCTCGAGCCATACTTCGTTATATCCTTTATACCCCCAACTCGAGAGGGATGGTGTGGACTTTTGATTCCGAGGATTGAGCTTTAGATAATCGCCTGGGGTGGTCAACTCAACGATGTGCTGGTCGAATGCCATTTTCCTGATGAGAAGATCAAGCCATTCTATTCCTTCAAACCACCAATGGCCGAATAGTTCCGCGTCGTAAGGGGCGGTTACGATGGGTTTCCTATCAATGACAGAAAATAAGTATTCGACTTGCCGTTCCCGGTTGAACATGAAATTCCCAGCATGGATTGCCGCCTTATTGAGCGCCCATTCTCTCCGGTATGGAAGCTTATCCTCGGTTTTCCCCGTGATTCGATAATACTTTATTCCAGTCTGAACTCTGAGCCCTCCCGGCAGGTAAGGCTTTAGATAATCATAATCAAGCTCGTATCCAATATCCCGGTAGAATTCCCTATAGTCAAAGTCGCCAGGATAGCCTTCCCGCGCGCTCCATACTTGTTTCGAGGATTCCATATCCCGTCCGAAGGCCGCCACCCCTGAGTCACAATAGATCGGGGCATAGACACCATAGCGCGGCCTGGGGGATGCGAACAGCACGCCATGTGAATCTGTAAAGAAATACCTTATCCCCTCATCTTTGAGAAATCTATCGTCCCCCGGATTATACCCGCATTCAGGAAGCCAGAAGCCGACCGGTCTCATGTCAAATGTGCGCTCAAAGAGATCAATGGCTATCTTTATTTGGGCGCGGACAGCGTCCTTATGTATTTCCATGAGGGGCAGATATCCATGGGTTGCCGCAGTAGTTATGAGCTCTAGCACTCCTAATCTCGCTAGGCGCTGAAATCCGAGCAGTATATCTCCGCCATACTGTTTTTCATAAATGTCACGAGTCTCATAGAACTTATCCCTATACATTTGGGCATTTTCATTGAATTCAGGAAGCCAACGAGTTCTATCGACTTCACGCTCGGCAAGCTCGATGAGCCTATTCAAATGGCGGAGGTACCGTTCTTGAAGCAGCGGGTCCTTCAACATTAATATGAGAGGCGGCGATATGGAGAGGGTCAGCTTGAATCTGACGCCATCCCTAACTAGACCATTCAACATTTTGAGCAGGGGCACATATGATTCTGTAATTGCCTCGAAAAGCCAAAGTTCCTCCAAATACTCCGGAAATTCTGGATGCCTTACGTAGGGCAGGTGAGCATGCAAAACAAGCGCTAGATATCCCTGGCTCATCCAAATCCCCTCCCTTTCCCTTATGTCGTTTTTCTTTCGATGGTTGTGGTTATGCGACGGCATTCCGCGCCATCCGAGGACTTTGCTTCTATTGGAACCACCTGAACTCCATCCGGGAGAGCGAATCTAACGGAAAAAGTCCCGTCAGGCCTCAGTTTCGCGGGAACGCCTTGAATCGTCAGACTAGCTTGAGGGTCTGTAGCGCCGTGAATTATAACCTCGACATCGGCCCTTAGCCAGAACCCCCGTTTTCTCTCGGGGAATGCGAGACCTGGGCTCGATATACTGCTTACAGCTTCCGATCCCATCAGAAGCTCTCTGAGTTCCTTGCTTTCAACCCATTCTCGTGCGAATTCTGGAGAGCTTGGTCCCATTCTGAGCGTTGGTCTCACCGTTCGCTCGAGAGCCTCTATCGTCATCCATTCCTCATCGAACTTCTCCGACATTCCATCGCGGGGCGTGTTCACAATATTGGAACGCGCAAGCAGGATGAAGCTGCCATCAGATACCTTGAGACCTAGGTCGACGCAATAGGAACGGTTGGGCCTATCCACATTGATATACCAATTGTTGGCGTCATTATTCAGATGAATATCAAAAGAATACCATGAATTAGTGCCATCAAAATCAAGGTTTGTAACATCATGCACCCTGAGGACCTTTTGGGATTGTTGAAGGCCTGCCGGGGAGACCTTCCTCTCTACTTCCATCAGCGATTCATGTGCGATTTCCCAGTAAGCATGAAGCCAGTAAGGGTCTCGCACCATCAAGACAACCCTTGTTTCACCATAACCAGGAGGAAGGTCATATTGGGTAGCGAGCTGATAGGTGGGCTGGAACGTATCCAGGGACGGAATCCTCGATAGAGTCATTTCGCTTGGTTCCACGACACTCTGCTCAGAAATTGGTCCACCTAACTGTATTTCAGCCATTTCCGCGGCATGGGCCTGGCGCGGGCGTTCATGCAATTGGCCCTGGCGCTCGAGATCGTCGGCTACATCTTGGGCCAGGTCTTCGGGCGTGATTTGATTCTCTTGATCATTTGCTCCCCTTGCCTCTGGTGTCACATTGCCAACCTCCCAAAAACAACCGCCTTACCCTTGAGCACGCGGGCAAAGGCCCGTATCTAGATTCGGCCGGAAGGCGAAAATTGCCAAGATGATGCACTAAACAGCTAAAATATAGTATTACTTTGAGGCCAAGAATTTATGTGATTGACGGCCCTTCGCGGATTCTACGGACGAAATTGATTCAGTGACCTTCATCGAATTATGCTATAATTATTTGTTGGCTGAGTTCGGATTTAGTCTGCCATAAAAACGAAATCTTGTTCATGTCGGCATTTCAGGGAGATATTCTGCCAGACACAAAGGTATCTGCGCAGCAACGAAGGGGGCAATATCGATGGGAAAGGCTTCGGCAAAAAGGGTTATACTAAAGGGCAAGGATGTGATCACCCCCGAAGGAGTTATTACTGATGGATTCATTGAAATCGCGGACGGAACCATAACCAGGGTGGGATCAGCTGGCGAATACCGGGCGATGGCTGCCTGGGGGCAGGAAGACGTGGAAATAATGGATGAAACGGGGAAGATAATTTCCCCAGGCTTTATTGATATTCACGTTCATGGTGGTGGAGGGCATGAATTTTCAGAGGGGACTCTTGATGCCATTGAGGCTGCCGTCAGAGCCCACGCTCAGCATGGAACGACTGCTCTCCTGGCGACCCCGGCATCGCTCCCACAGGATAAGCTGGCGAATTGCGCCAGGGCGGTCAAAGAGGCCATGGGGCGCGATCTAAAGGGGGCGCAAATCCTCGGGATGCATCTCGAGGGGCCTTGGCTCAATCCCACCAAAAAGGGCGCTCAGGATCCCGAGGCCATCCGTCGTCCTGATATCCGTGAATTTGAAGAGATCTGGGATGCAAGCGGGAATAGCGTGCGCCATGTCACCATGGCTCCCGAAGTGGTGGGTGGCTTCGAGATGATCCGGGTGCTGAAAGAACGAGGGATTACCATATCTGCCGGGCATTCGGCGGCGAGCTATGAACAGGTATTGAATGCCATCAAATGCGGCCTTACTCATACTACTCATGCATTTAATGGGATGGTCCCGTTGCATCATAGAGATCCCGGCCTGGTCGGCGCTGTCCTGACCCGAGATGAGCTTACCACGGAGATGATAGTAGATGGCTTCCATCTTCATGCAGCTATTGTGAATTTGCTTTACCGCTGCAAGGGACGGGAGAGGCTAGCCCTGGTCACTGATTCTATCATGGCGGCTGGAATGCCTGAAGGGACATATCATCTTGCCGGGCTCAAGGTTAAGCTCAGCGGCGACGGATCTGTGCGCCTTGCGGATGGCACCCTGGCAGGCAGCATCCTCACTATGGACAGGGCAGTGTCTAACACTGCAAAATTCCTGGGGGTTCCTATCCATGATGTGATTCCCATGGCATCGATAGTCCCGGCTAGGATCATCGGGGTGGACAATAAGAAGGGGTCTTTGGAGGTTGGCAAGGACGCGGACATTGTCGTTCTTGATGATGATGGGACCGTGCATAAGACCATAGTAAGGGGGCAGGTAGTCTATAGCGCCTGACTCGAGACATTTCTATATCATTGCGGATTTCCACACCCATACAACATATAGCCATGGCAAGGGGAGTGTTGAAGACAATGTTCGGGCCGGCCGCGAGCGAGGGCTTAGATTCGTGGGGATCGCTGACCATGGCCCTGCTAACCTTTTCGGAATCGGCGTGAAGGACCTGGATGCGTATCAGGATATCAGGCGAGAGGCAGAAAGGTGCAACCTCAAGTATGGCGATGTGGAAGCTCTGACATGCGCTGAGGCTAATATCATCACCAGAGATGGCGACCTGGATGTGCCGCTGGCCGTCGCAAGGAATCTAGATGTGGTCCTTGCTGGTCTACATGTGATGATCAGGGGCAAGACGGCGAGTGACAGCTGGGTTCTTGCCGGCAGGAATTTCATTGCGCGCTATAGCAGGTGGCTGAGACGGCGGGCGCGTGTCGACAATACCAAAGCAGTCATCGAGGCGGTTATGAAGAATCCCATCGATGTGATTACACATCCGGATTTTGGTGTTTCAATTGATACGGAGGAATTAGCCAGTGCCTGCGCCAGGACCGGGGCCGCCCTCGAGATAAACGCAAGGCATGCAAGTTCGAGCGAAGACTTCATCAAGACGGCCGCTAAGCAAGGTGTGTTGTTTTGTGTCGGGAGTGACGCCCATTGTCCTGAGGAGGTGGGCGATCTGGAATGTGCCTTACATGCCGCAGCAAGATCTGGTCTTGCGAGTGACCGGATAGTGAATTCGGCGGAAACTTTTGGGGAGAGGAAGGTCAACTGGAGGAACAAATGGTGGAAAAAGGTCGATTTGTGATCATCACGGGCCTTTCCGGCGCAGGGAAGAGCGAGGCTATGCACGCCTTTGAGGATTTAGGCTATTTCTGCATAGATAACCTACCTGCCAACCTGATTCCTAAATTTGCGGAGCTTTATAACCAGTCGCGGGGCAGAGTCTCACGAGTTGCCCTGGTGGTTGACATCCGGGGACGAGAATTCTTTTCCAGCTTCCTTGACGCCCTCGATGAACTCGGAAAAATGGGCATTGAATACGAAGTGTTATTCTTGGAGGCATCTCCGGAGGTGCTCGTGCGACGTTTCAAAGAGACACGGCGCAGGCATCCTTTGGCGGGAGAAGGCAGCATACTCGAAGGAATAAGGGCTGAAAGGGAGAGACTTGGAGAAATTCGAGGGAGAGCAGATCATATCACAGATACATCCAGCCTGACGGCAAAGCAGTTGAGAGAGAAAATCCAGGCGGTGTATGGGGACACGTCCCAGAAGGGCCGGATCACGATTTCCATCATTTCTTTTGGCTTCAAATACGGGCTCCCATTGGACTGTGATCTGGTTTTTGATTGCCGCTTTCTGCCAAATCCATATTATGAGAAATCGCTTTCTTCGCTTACGGGCTTGGATGATCTGGTGAAACAATATGTCATGAAGAGCCCTGTGGCAGTGAAATTCCGGCAGAAACTCCATGATTTCGTTGATTTCCTATTGCCCCATTATGTCGAAGAGGGCAAGACGCATCTGGTTATAGGCATAGGATGCACCGGGGGCAGGCACAGGTCTG is a window of Bacillota bacterium DNA encoding:
- a CDS encoding NTP transferase domain-containing protein; this encodes MKAVIMAGGKGTRLRPLTYDMPKPMVRMANRPMMEHVVRLLARSGFRDIIVTLCYLPEKIQSYFDTGERFGVDLRYSIEETALGTAGSVKKVEKDLGGTFLVISGDALTDINLAPAIEFHRSKGAMATILLTRVENPLEYGVVITEKDGRIRQFLEKPGWGEVFSDTVNTGIYVLEPDVLEYVEPGTQFDFSKDLFPLLLKNRAPVLGYVVDGYWCDVGTLDQYRKSHNDILNSHVKVDIDGEQIQEGVFVGVGTHLDDGVRISGPCIIGSDCIIEKDVEIGEFTVIGSGSALQRGASLRRTILMDKVYVSEGAELRGCIVDNRVMIKPRAMILEGAVIGHKATIGEKAIVRPQVRIWPEKTVEDAVTVSTNLIWGTRCSRRLFGANGVSGVLNAEITPEFAARLAAAFGSAIPAGKDGDRAVVVSCDAHGPSRMLKRAIIAGLLSCGVDVFDLGHITTPVSRYAVGTLGAQGGIHIRMAPTDPGQILFEFLDSMGINISRGLERNIETIFFNDDFQRSPSTQIGEVAFLTKVAEQYLEGLLRQLNVDAIRQRRFKVAVDYDPGSLSLLLPSFFERLGCEVVMVGGAMGQTASAKTAPEIREALSGIKKLVKDTSGDVGVVVDNNAERLLLVDELGREIAEDTLLVLMSILSFKAGEGSRVAVPVTAPGVIETLAKVYKGQVIRTKADPRSIMEKTIEQRIFISDHQGPPTFQPAFDALMMFGKVLEVLAEEKLTLSSLVSMIPEFYMSKSSIGCPWESKGKIMRTLIENTDVNSVELIDGVKIHQERGWALVLPDSDHPELHIVSEAQSPDEAAALQNLIMSKISEIQQKDQP
- the rapZ gene encoding RNase adapter RapZ, with product MVEKGRFVIITGLSGAGKSEAMHAFEDLGYFCIDNLPANLIPKFAELYNQSRGRVSRVALVVDIRGREFFSSFLDALDELGKMGIEYEVLFLEASPEVLVRRFKETRRRHPLAGEGSILEGIRAERERLGEIRGRADHITDTSSLTAKQLREKIQAVYGDTSQKGRITISIISFGFKYGLPLDCDLVFDCRFLPNPYYEKSLSSLTGLDDLVKQYVMKSPVAVKFRQKLHDFVDFLLPHYVEEGKTHLVIGIGCTGGRHRSVVLAEELSRFLREGGYTVSVEHRDLANDAPARQEKSG
- a CDS encoding DUF4912 domain-containing protein, giving the protein MTPEARGANDQENQITPEDLAQDVADDLERQGQLHERPRQAHAAEMAEIQLGGPISEQSVVEPSEMTLSRIPSLDTFQPTYQLATQYDLPPGYGETRVVLMVRDPYWLHAYWEIAHESLMEVERKVSPAGLQQSQKVLRVHDVTNLDFDGTNSWYSFDIHLNNDANNWYINVDRPNRSYCVDLGLKVSDGSFILLARSNIVNTPRDGMSEKFDEEWMTIEALERTVRPTLRMGPSSPEFAREWVESKELRELLMGSEAVSSISSPGLAFPERKRGFWLRADVEVIIHGATDPQASLTIQGVPAKLRPDGTFSVRFALPDGVQVVPIEAKSSDGAECRRITTTIERKTT
- the nagA gene encoding N-acetylglucosamine-6-phosphate deacetylase, translated to MGKASAKRVILKGKDVITPEGVITDGFIEIADGTITRVGSAGEYRAMAAWGQEDVEIMDETGKIISPGFIDIHVHGGGGHEFSEGTLDAIEAAVRAHAQHGTTALLATPASLPQDKLANCARAVKEAMGRDLKGAQILGMHLEGPWLNPTKKGAQDPEAIRRPDIREFEEIWDASGNSVRHVTMAPEVVGGFEMIRVLKERGITISAGHSAASYEQVLNAIKCGLTHTTHAFNGMVPLHHRDPGLVGAVLTRDELTTEMIVDGFHLHAAIVNLLYRCKGRERLALVTDSIMAAGMPEGTYHLAGLKVKLSGDGSVRLADGTLAGSILTMDRAVSNTAKFLGVPIHDVIPMASIVPARIIGVDNKKGSLEVGKDADIVVLDDDGTVHKTIVRGQVVYSA
- a CDS encoding PHP domain-containing protein, which encodes MAPDSRHFYIIADFHTHTTYSHGKGSVEDNVRAGRERGLRFVGIADHGPANLFGIGVKDLDAYQDIRREAERCNLKYGDVEALTCAEANIITRDGDLDVPLAVARNLDVVLAGLHVMIRGKTASDSWVLAGRNFIARYSRWLRRRARVDNTKAVIEAVMKNPIDVITHPDFGVSIDTEELASACARTGAALEINARHASSSEDFIKTAAKQGVLFCVGSDAHCPEEVGDLECALHAAARSGLASDRIVNSAETFGERKVNWRNKWWKKVDL
- a CDS encoding DUF1957 domain-containing protein, which encodes MSQGYLALVLHAHLPYVRHPEFPEYLEELWLFEAITESYVPLLKMLNGLVRDGVRFKLTLSISPPLILMLKDPLLQERYLRHLNRLIELAEREVDRTRWLPEFNENAQMYRDKFYETRDIYEKQYGGDILLGFQRLARLGVLELITTAATHGYLPLMEIHKDAVRAQIKIAIDLFERTFDMRPVGFWLPECGYNPGDDRFLKDEGIRYFFTDSHGVLFASPRPRYGVYAPIYCDSGVAAFGRDMESSKQVWSAREGYPGDFDYREFYRDIGYELDYDYLKPYLPGGLRVQTGIKYYRITGKTEDKLPYRREWALNKAAIHAGNFMFNRERQVEYLFSVIDRKPIVTAPYDAELFGHWWFEGIEWLDLLIRKMAFDQHIVELTTPGDYLKLNPRNQKSTPSLSSWGYKGYNEVWLEGSNDWIYRHLHKAAERMIELAREYPDANGVLRRALNQAARELLLAQSSDWAFIMKTGTTVPYAIKRTRDHVGRFIKLYDDIKSNSIDESWLAHVEWLDNIFPDIDYRVYTPLAAAQ
- a CDS encoding glycosyltransferase family 4 protein, whose translation is MRIFMLSWEYPPRVIGGLARHVHQLSAAMARMGHDVHVFTCGEVSDSKSAEYGNGALKNGNGAVTCEEGVTVHRVLPSGATPRDFVTWVMQLNFDLLEAAIRESEANGPCEIVHAHDWLTAYSAKALKHAYRIPLVATIHATEWGRNHGLHNDLQRYISDEEWYLCYESWRVICCSDYMRGELKWVFQLPEDKIRVIPNGVDPEEFEVDSDINLSAFRSKYAAPDEKMIFFIGRLVHEKGAHILVEATPKILHYWDKAKIVIAGKGPQEAYLKERAQALGVSGRIYFTGYVDDNTRNLLYRCADIAVFPSLYEPFGITALEAMACGVPVVVSDVGGLAEVVRHGLTGWKVYAGNPGSLADGVLHLLYEPKLADKLRQNALKIVESKYNWPSIAEETIRVYQEILDQYNRSEWSNIRRESVRTNASRMVAYRQFMGDGRYAST